A genomic stretch from Acidobacteriota bacterium includes:
- a CDS encoding tetratricopeptide repeat protein yields MSEQLLERKVELAEEQAAIPALRMEFARHPVDRQLVLIRNSRRFQTWSLCESLLADCQAQRPRDPQCAVDLARLALAIASVLDVEYYGESLVQDMKARCSGELAACFCIQERYPEAEKAFAVARSLLALGTGDPIEKAHLQWLEASLRVSQRRFAEAEDLLDRVIRTARRNGESHLLGKALISKGMCSEASGQEEAEIRWIREGVELIDPALEPRLVLVVRHNLILSLVNANRFDEALETLDEARALHHKLGNRVDLIRFGWIEGRVYQGLGRFDEAEELLREAQSKFLDLSRDYDAALVSLDLATLYGSQKRWAEIKVLAQAMLPIFRSKQIHREAIAALLVFRDAVEREQVTLGLVREAVQRIKGAPSLPETAARDETEPPLSGN; encoded by the coding sequence ATGTCCGAGCAATTGCTCGAGCGCAAAGTAGAGCTGGCCGAAGAACAAGCGGCTATTCCGGCGTTGCGTATGGAGTTCGCAAGGCATCCGGTGGATCGGCAGTTGGTCTTGATCAGGAACAGTCGGCGATTCCAGACCTGGTCCCTCTGCGAGTCGTTGCTGGCGGACTGTCAGGCGCAGCGGCCGCGAGATCCTCAGTGCGCGGTGGATTTGGCACGTCTCGCCCTGGCCATCGCTTCGGTCCTCGATGTCGAGTACTACGGGGAGTCCCTGGTTCAGGATATGAAGGCCCGATGCTCCGGTGAACTCGCGGCTTGCTTCTGTATTCAGGAGCGCTACCCGGAGGCCGAAAAAGCCTTTGCCGTCGCTCGAAGCCTGCTCGCCTTGGGAACCGGTGACCCGATTGAGAAAGCTCATCTGCAGTGGCTCGAAGCGTCTCTCCGAGTGTCTCAGCGTCGCTTTGCCGAGGCCGAGGACTTGTTGGACCGGGTGATCCGGACCGCTCGCCGGAACGGCGAGTCGCATTTGCTCGGCAAGGCCCTGATCAGCAAGGGCATGTGCAGCGAGGCGAGCGGCCAGGAAGAGGCGGAAATTCGCTGGATTCGGGAAGGGGTGGAGTTGATCGACCCTGCTCTCGAACCGCGCCTTGTGCTGGTCGTGCGCCATAACCTCATTCTCTCGCTGGTGAACGCGAATCGCTTCGACGAGGCGCTGGAGACCCTCGACGAAGCGCGCGCTCTTCACCACAAACTCGGCAATCGAGTGGACCTCATTCGCTTTGGCTGGATCGAGGGCCGGGTCTATCAGGGCCTGGGCCGCTTTGACGAGGCCGAGGAGTTGTTGCGAGAGGCTCAGAGCAAGTTCCTGGACTTGTCGAGGGACTACGACGCGGCCCTCGTCTCTCTCGATCTGGCGACGCTCTACGGCTCGCAGAAACGCTGGGCCGAGATCAAGGTCCTCGCGCAAGCGATGTTGCCGATCTTCCGCTCGAAACAGATCCATCGAGAGGCGATCGCGGCGTTGCTGGTATTCCGCGATGCGGTGGAACGAGAGCAGGTAACACTCGGTCTCGTCCGGGAGGCGGTGCAGCGGATCAAGGGCGCGCCGAGTCTTCCGGAGACTGCGGCTCGCGATGAGACAGAGCCGCCGCTCTCCGGCAACTGA
- a CDS encoding RNA polymerase sigma factor, whose translation MESSSLEALLERSRGRLGRVLYRYRIPAQDAEDLLQETFLILVRQWETIRNPDAWLLVTLRNRCVIYWRRHKIRLFDMVDDAILEFLADGRAPSQEKADLKVDLEEVLERLPLRCRRVLRLRYGLGFTAAEAGKRLGYQPSSIPKVTHRCLAQLAQQLLEVGFLAPPDEGEGRPDG comes from the coding sequence GTGGAGTCGTCGTCTCTGGAGGCGCTTCTCGAACGATCCCGTGGCAGGTTGGGTCGGGTTCTCTATCGCTATCGCATTCCCGCTCAGGATGCCGAGGATCTTCTTCAAGAGACCTTCCTGATCCTGGTGCGTCAGTGGGAGACGATTCGCAATCCCGATGCCTGGCTGCTGGTCACCCTGCGCAATCGGTGCGTGATCTACTGGCGTCGGCACAAAATCCGATTGTTCGACATGGTGGACGACGCCATTCTCGAGTTCCTCGCCGACGGCCGCGCGCCGAGTCAGGAGAAGGCGGATCTCAAAGTCGATCTCGAAGAGGTGCTGGAGCGGTTGCCGCTGCGTTGCCGGCGGGTTTTGCGCCTGCGCTATGGCCTCGGTTTCACCGCGGCGGAGGCCGGTAAGCGGCTCGGGTACCAGCCTTCGAGCATTCCCAAGGTGACGCACCGGTGCCTCGCCCAACTCGCTCAGCAGCTCCTCGAAGTGGGTTTTCTAGCGCCGCCCGATGAAGGCGAGGGTCGACCCGATGGCTAG
- a CDS encoding sigma-70 family RNA polymerase sigma factor: MRALNNAPLETSLEDFLQEVQPKLKAIFARHRIPPQDTEDILQQTLLALVYQWEKVRDPEAWLIGTLRNKCLLYWRERRRRLYQAVDAVVLEWMAEPEPPAQERKDLWRDLEACLEQLPERCQSLLRLRYGLGYEPPEVAAELGYSPLSINKVTNRCIAALTRQLVTPQPKTGD; encoded by the coding sequence ATGAGAGCCTTGAACAACGCACCGCTCGAGACCTCTTTGGAGGACTTCCTTCAAGAGGTGCAACCCAAGCTCAAAGCGATTTTTGCGCGCCATCGCATCCCGCCCCAGGATACCGAGGACATCCTCCAGCAGACGCTCCTCGCGCTGGTCTACCAATGGGAGAAGGTGCGCGACCCGGAGGCCTGGTTGATCGGAACTCTGCGCAACAAATGTCTCCTTTACTGGCGGGAGCGCCGTCGCCGGCTGTACCAGGCGGTGGACGCGGTGGTGCTTGAATGGATGGCCGAACCGGAGCCTCCGGCGCAAGAGCGCAAGGATCTGTGGCGCGACCTCGAAGCTTGTCTGGAACAACTGCCGGAGCGCTGCCAGTCCCTTCTACGCCTGCGCTACGGACTCGGCTACGAGCCCCCCGAAGTCGCCGCCGAGTTGGGCTACAGTCCGCTGAGCATCAACAAGGTCACCAACCGCTGTATCGCCGCCCTGACCCGGCAGCTCGTGACGCCGCAGCCGAAGACCGGCGATTAG
- a CDS encoding LptF/LptG family permease codes for MFRRLDRYLMSEMIGPLGLGFLVYTSLLLIRFLFQSAEMIIKRGLPISIVGELLAYSLPNIIVLTIPMSLLFGILIGLGRLASDSELIALRASGMSLTSLFRPILLLSSLMCLINLAAMIYALPNGNHEFEKLRIRIITETVAQQIEPRVFYPEFEGYLLYVFDIPEGEETWHGVFLSEAVPTKQTNSVTVAERGRLRLDETGEKVILELENAYVHEVDLANPDRYEVTLNRRAERVLEDQFVSSQKAKVSTSKGLRELTLRELRDRSLDPRAEPEERKLARVEMHKKFAIPVACLVFGIFALPLGFNNRRGSKVSGFAVSMGVFLIYYILLSNGEEAARFGKMSPGLAAWLPNIVLTVFGLILFARRNRDKSLLLSKVDHWIRQDLWHGLVALDRFRKSKQSQRIARRRQRLIRESRPESSAEPTVRLRLPRLRMRVPNILDRYVLRVFGGIFLLSMLSGIVLYVIGDLGENVDDILKNNIGRDVIFSYYQYLSLDIFYEITPIMVLVTTLIAFSVLSRSNEVTACRALGISLFRISVPAVMAALVIGIFCFFLEAEVLPASNQRVQQLKDQIKARETVRTYRRADRQWLFGHGRYVYNYLNYDGDAQSLQRLQIFEFDERRLLKSRLFASKATYTENDEWLFEDGWARDLSGADVSAYRRFEEPIVVDYPETPEYFDSEIRPPDQMGYGELREYIEEMRDSGQRTESLRVELYQKFAYPAISIVMALVGLPFAFRLGRQGALYGIGISIILGIVFIGVFAFFSTLGETGALPAAVAVWSPNLLFALMAGYLFLGVRT; via the coding sequence ATGTTTCGCCGCCTCGACCGCTACCTGATGTCGGAGATGATCGGCCCCCTGGGGCTGGGGTTCCTGGTGTACACCTCGCTGCTGCTGATTCGCTTCCTGTTTCAGTCGGCGGAGATGATCATCAAGCGCGGCCTACCCATCTCGATCGTCGGCGAACTCCTGGCCTACAGCCTGCCGAACATCATCGTTCTGACGATACCGATGTCCCTGTTGTTCGGAATCTTGATCGGCCTCGGCCGCCTGGCATCGGACAGCGAGTTGATCGCCCTACGCGCCTCGGGCATGAGCCTGACTTCGCTCTTCCGGCCGATTCTGTTGCTCTCCAGCCTGATGTGCCTGATCAACCTGGCGGCGATGATCTACGCCTTGCCCAACGGCAACCATGAATTCGAGAAGCTCCGCATCCGGATCATCACCGAAACGGTGGCTCAGCAAATCGAACCGCGGGTGTTCTATCCAGAATTCGAGGGCTACCTGCTCTACGTCTTCGACATCCCGGAGGGCGAAGAGACCTGGCACGGAGTGTTCCTGTCGGAGGCGGTGCCGACCAAGCAAACCAACAGCGTGACCGTCGCCGAGCGCGGTCGGCTGCGGCTGGATGAAACCGGCGAGAAGGTGATCCTCGAACTGGAGAACGCCTACGTCCACGAGGTCGACCTGGCGAACCCGGACCGCTACGAAGTCACCCTCAACCGGCGTGCCGAGCGAGTGCTCGAGGATCAGTTCGTCAGTTCCCAGAAGGCCAAGGTTTCCACCTCCAAAGGCCTGCGGGAGCTCACCCTACGGGAACTCCGGGACCGCTCCCTCGACCCGCGGGCGGAACCGGAAGAACGCAAGCTGGCGCGGGTCGAGATGCATAAGAAGTTCGCCATCCCGGTGGCCTGCCTGGTTTTCGGGATCTTCGCCCTGCCCTTGGGCTTCAATAATCGCCGCGGCAGCAAGGTCTCCGGCTTCGCCGTGTCGATGGGCGTCTTCTTGATCTACTACATCCTGCTCAGCAACGGCGAGGAGGCGGCCCGCTTCGGCAAAATGTCGCCGGGCCTCGCCGCGTGGCTACCGAATATCGTCTTGACGGTCTTCGGCCTGATCTTGTTCGCCCGGCGAAATCGCGACAAAAGCTTGCTCCTGTCCAAGGTCGATCATTGGATCCGGCAGGACCTGTGGCACGGCCTCGTGGCCCTTGATCGCTTCCGCAAGAGCAAGCAAAGTCAACGCATCGCACGTCGGCGGCAGCGACTGATCCGAGAATCGAGACCTGAGTCCTCGGCGGAACCGACGGTGCGGCTACGACTCCCCCGCCTCCGGATGCGGGTACCGAACATCCTCGACCGCTACGTCCTGCGGGTGTTCGGCGGCATCTTCTTGTTATCGATGCTGTCGGGCATCGTGCTCTACGTCATCGGCGACCTCGGCGAAAACGTCGATGACATCCTCAAGAACAACATCGGCCGGGACGTGATCTTTTCGTACTATCAATACCTGTCCCTGGACATCTTCTACGAGATCACTCCGATCATGGTGCTGGTCACCACCTTGATCGCCTTCAGCGTCCTGTCGCGCAGCAACGAAGTGACCGCCTGCCGCGCCCTCGGCATCAGCCTGTTCCGAATCTCGGTACCGGCGGTGATGGCGGCGCTGGTCATCGGCATCTTCTGCTTCTTCCTGGAGGCGGAAGTGCTGCCTGCCTCCAACCAGCGGGTGCAGCAGCTCAAGGATCAGATCAAAGCGCGAGAGACCGTGCGAACCTACCGACGCGCGGACCGGCAGTGGCTCTTCGGCCACGGCCGTTACGTCTACAACTACTTGAACTACGACGGTGACGCCCAATCCCTGCAGCGGCTGCAGATCTTCGAATTCGATGAGCGACGTCTCCTGAAGAGTCGGCTCTTCGCCAGCAAGGCGACCTACACGGAGAACGATGAGTGGCTGTTCGAAGACGGCTGGGCACGCGATCTCTCCGGCGCCGATGTCAGCGCCTATCGGCGCTTCGAGGAGCCCATCGTGGTCGACTATCCGGAGACGCCCGAGTATTTCGATTCCGAGATCCGACCACCGGACCAGATGGGCTATGGTGAGTTGCGAGAGTACATCGAGGAGATGCGCGACAGCGGCCAACGCACGGAGAGTCTACGGGTTGAGCTTTACCAGAAGTTCGCCTACCCCGCTATCTCCATCGTCATGGCCCTGGTCGGACTCCCCTTCGCCTTCCGGCTAGGCCGTCAGGGAGCCCTCTACGGCATCGGCATCTCGATCATCCTGGGCATCGTGTTCATCGGGGTGTTCGCCTTCTTCTCCACCCTCGGCGAAACCGGCGCCTTGCCGGCGGCGGTCGCCGTGTGGAGCCCCAACCTGCTGTTCGCGCTGATGGCGGGGTACCTGTTCTTGGGAGTGCGGACCTAA
- a CDS encoding nuclear transport factor 2 family protein, translating into MRQTGEAAELAVGWIEAWIRMDLDWLREKLAPDFVHTSPFGRFEGREPYLAAIEPMARKSVMALTIKDVIADGDRAAIRFENETPKGVVDTCDWVRVADGAIQEIRSFYDTAAVREVLSPHEQQSLDGTSRGD; encoded by the coding sequence ATGAGGCAGACCGGAGAGGCCGCCGAGTTGGCCGTCGGGTGGATCGAGGCGTGGATTCGGATGGATCTGGATTGGTTGAGGGAGAAGCTTGCGCCGGATTTTGTGCACACCAGTCCGTTCGGGCGTTTCGAAGGACGAGAGCCGTACCTGGCCGCGATTGAGCCGATGGCTCGCAAGAGCGTCATGGCTCTGACGATCAAGGACGTGATCGCCGACGGTGACCGGGCGGCCATCCGTTTCGAGAATGAGACGCCCAAGGGTGTGGTCGACACCTGCGATTGGGTGCGCGTCGCGGATGGAGCGATCCAGGAGATTCGATCGTTCTACGACACGGCCGCGGTGCGTGAGGTGCTTTCTCCGCATGAGCAACAGAGTCTCGATGGAACTTCGAGGGGCGACTGA
- a CDS encoding ParB/RepB/Spo0J family partition protein yields the protein MAEPKRGLPGRVKLRHTQHFVEELATRHETPVGRMIQLSMIEPDPLQPRKSMGELDELIQSIRDKGVLEPILVRPIADADDADAQEASFRIVSGERRFRAAQAAGLYEIPAIEMDLSEDEALEIALIENLQRKDLTPFEEAEGYRALAERHDYTHEAISEAVGKSRTVITESLSLLQIPPKVRTTAHALGIQSKSLLLELLKAGDEDEMIKLLEEVATRGLTRDDLRSRLRTPKKAAGTRKSSVPKPYVFKFKAPDKTYSLSLSFRQTEVEKSDLIQALETILGQLRDEES from the coding sequence ATGGCCGAGCCGAAGCGAGGGTTGCCAGGACGCGTCAAACTGCGACATACCCAACATTTCGTGGAAGAGCTGGCGACCCGGCATGAGACCCCCGTCGGTCGCATGATCCAGCTTTCGATGATCGAGCCGGATCCCCTCCAGCCGCGTAAGTCGATGGGGGAGCTGGACGAGTTGATCCAGTCGATCCGCGACAAGGGTGTCCTGGAACCCATCCTCGTACGGCCGATCGCAGACGCTGACGACGCGGACGCCCAGGAAGCGAGTTTCCGCATCGTCTCCGGTGAACGCCGTTTCCGCGCCGCTCAGGCGGCGGGGCTCTACGAGATCCCAGCAATCGAGATGGACCTCTCGGAGGACGAGGCCCTCGAGATCGCACTGATCGAAAATCTCCAGCGCAAGGACCTGACGCCCTTCGAAGAGGCCGAAGGCTACCGCGCCCTCGCCGAACGCCACGACTACACCCACGAAGCGATCTCCGAGGCGGTGGGGAAGTCCCGGACGGTGATCACCGAGAGCCTCTCGCTCCTCCAGATTCCGCCGAAAGTTCGCACCACGGCCCACGCTCTGGGGATTCAATCCAAGTCTCTACTCCTCGAACTTCTCAAGGCCGGGGACGAGGACGAGATGATCAAGCTGCTGGAAGAAGTCGCCACCCGAGGGCTCACCAGAGACGACCTTCGCAGCCGCCTGCGTACCCCCAAGAAAGCCGCTGGCACCCGAAAATCCAGTGTCCCGAAGCCTTACGTCTTCAAATTCAAGGCTCCGGACAAGACCTACTCCCTCTCCCTGAGCTTCCGCCAAACGGAAGTGGAGAAGTCGGACCTCATCCAGGCCTTGGAAACCATTCTCGGGCAGCTCCGAGACGAAGAAAGCTAG
- a CDS encoding ParA family protein: protein MIIAITNQKGGVGKTTTAINLSAALAQKGLKTLLVDLDPQANSTMSFLEPKMNASNVYEALTEDDIHLSDVLRSVESQENLWVAPSGISLAKIEAKLIGELDSHYRLKDEIQSLRDRFDFIIFDTPPTLGIITANALVAATHILIPVQASYFALEGTQDLLDTMDKIKVRANPELQILGALITLYDKRTVLSRDIQEQVREVFGDRVFDTIITKSVRLEESPAHRQSIFTFSPRSSGAYEYYRLSEEVVSRV, encoded by the coding sequence ATGATCATCGCAATCACCAACCAAAAAGGCGGCGTGGGCAAGACCACCACCGCCATCAATCTCTCCGCAGCGCTGGCTCAGAAGGGCTTGAAAACCCTCCTGGTGGACCTCGATCCCCAGGCCAACAGCACGATGTCGTTCCTCGAACCGAAGATGAATGCCTCCAACGTCTACGAGGCCCTGACGGAAGACGACATCCACCTGTCGGACGTTCTCCGTTCGGTGGAATCGCAGGAGAATCTGTGGGTGGCACCGTCCGGCATCTCGCTGGCAAAGATCGAAGCCAAGCTGATCGGCGAACTGGACAGTCACTACCGGCTGAAGGACGAGATCCAGTCCCTTCGAGACCGCTTCGACTTCATCATCTTCGACACGCCTCCCACCCTCGGCATCATCACCGCCAATGCGCTGGTGGCGGCAACGCACATTCTGATCCCCGTGCAGGCGAGCTACTTTGCCCTGGAAGGCACCCAGGATCTGCTCGACACGATGGACAAGATCAAGGTGCGGGCGAATCCTGAGCTCCAGATCCTGGGGGCGCTGATCACCCTCTACGACAAGCGCACGGTGCTCTCGCGGGACATCCAAGAGCAAGTGAGGGAGGTCTTTGGCGACCGGGTCTTCGACACCATCATCACCAAGAGCGTTCGCCTCGAAGAGAGTCCAGCTCACCGTCAGTCGATCTTCACCTTCTCGCCACGCTCCAGCGGCGCCTACGAGTACTACCGTCTATCGGAAGAAGTGGTCAGCCGCGTTTAG
- a CDS encoding bifunctional nuclease family protein — MTDSPDMVRPRNGDSTEIRMEIRGLILDPSSNSPIVVLRDEDSQVFLPICIGLFEANAIAQRIEKAETPRPMTHDLLANVLSHLETVVEKVVISDLQDNTFFARIHLRGSAEPGTEGSEVDSRPSDAIALAVRAEAPIFVLREVLEKAKALDLATPESDEEKLRKWLEDLDPEDLGKYEM, encoded by the coding sequence ATGACCGACTCTCCCGACATGGTGAGGCCAAGGAACGGCGACTCCACGGAGATCCGAATGGAGATCCGCGGGCTCATCCTGGATCCCTCGTCCAACAGTCCCATCGTAGTTTTGCGCGATGAGGACAGTCAGGTGTTTCTTCCGATTTGCATCGGACTCTTCGAAGCCAACGCCATCGCCCAGCGCATCGAAAAGGCCGAGACGCCTCGACCGATGACCCACGACCTTCTCGCCAATGTACTCTCCCACCTCGAAACGGTGGTGGAGAAGGTCGTCATCTCCGATCTCCAGGACAACACGTTCTTCGCCCGGATCCACCTCAGGGGATCCGCGGAACCGGGCACTGAGGGCTCCGAAGTCGATTCGAGACCGAGCGACGCGATTGCCCTGGCGGTTCGAGCCGAAGCTCCGATCTTTGTGCTCCGCGAGGTACTCGAGAAGGCCAAGGCTCTAGACCTGGCTACGCCGGAGTCCGACGAAGAGAAGCTTCGCAAGTGGCTCGAAGACTTGGATCCGGAAGATCTCGGGAAATACGAGATGTAG
- the miaB gene encoding tRNA (N6-isopentenyl adenosine(37)-C2)-methylthiotransferase MiaB — translation MTESRPPSLPTTGSPAAPPRRYFIETWGCQMNELDTQRMAGQLMQEGILPTRQVAEADIILLNSCSVREKAEQKVFSRLGVYRKFKDEKQNLLIGLCGCVAQQVGERALKKVPELDFVLGPARVGELSTILARRRAGERVVATGFPDERAYAFDSISRSGEYKGMVTIIEGCNKKCTFCIVPSTRGPERSRPMKEILAEVRHLLDFGFIEIELLGQTVNHWREPPGGEHEGADFADLLDAVASTPGLERLRFLTSYPRDFTPRMVEQMGRHPNICNYLHLPVQSGSNPVLRRMGRGYTVEAYRDLVNQLRAARPDLALSTDLIIGFPGETEEDFQQTMQLVEDVRFGSLYAFKYSVRPKTAAPKLDQHVDPEVASRRLQELFDLQAEIQRGLNDELVGQTFEVLVTGWGKEPGFQTGRTPCHRIVHFQAGSQPAALGSLTEVTIEQALPHSLVGRSRVAA, via the coding sequence ATGACCGAATCTCGACCCCCCTCGTTGCCCACAACCGGCTCGCCGGCGGCCCCTCCGCGGCGGTACTTCATCGAAACTTGGGGCTGCCAGATGAACGAGCTGGACACCCAGCGCATGGCCGGCCAGCTCATGCAGGAGGGCATCCTGCCCACCCGCCAGGTGGCGGAGGCCGACATTATTCTGCTCAACTCCTGCAGCGTGCGGGAGAAGGCGGAGCAGAAGGTCTTCTCCCGCCTCGGCGTGTACCGCAAGTTCAAGGACGAGAAGCAGAACCTGCTGATCGGTCTGTGCGGCTGCGTGGCGCAACAGGTGGGCGAGCGGGCCCTCAAGAAGGTGCCGGAGCTGGACTTCGTGCTCGGACCGGCGAGGGTGGGGGAGCTGTCCACCATTCTGGCCCGGCGCCGCGCCGGCGAGCGGGTGGTCGCCACCGGCTTCCCGGACGAACGCGCGTACGCTTTCGACTCGATCTCGCGCTCCGGCGAGTACAAGGGCATGGTCACCATCATCGAAGGCTGCAACAAGAAATGCACCTTCTGCATCGTGCCGAGCACCCGCGGTCCGGAACGCAGCCGGCCGATGAAAGAGATCCTCGCCGAAGTTCGCCACCTGCTGGACTTCGGTTTCATCGAGATCGAATTGCTCGGCCAAACGGTAAACCACTGGCGCGAGCCGCCAGGCGGAGAGCACGAAGGCGCCGACTTCGCGGACCTGCTTGACGCCGTGGCCTCGACTCCCGGCCTGGAGCGCCTTCGCTTCCTCACTTCCTACCCGAGGGACTTCACCCCCCGCATGGTGGAGCAGATGGGGCGCCACCCGAACATCTGCAACTACCTGCACCTGCCGGTGCAGTCCGGCTCCAATCCGGTACTGCGGCGAATGGGCCGCGGCTACACGGTGGAGGCCTACCGCGACCTCGTGAACCAGCTCCGCGCGGCCCGGCCGGACCTCGCTCTGTCAACGGACCTGATCATCGGCTTTCCGGGCGAGACGGAAGAGGACTTTCAGCAGACGATGCAGCTCGTGGAAGACGTGCGCTTCGGCTCACTCTATGCCTTCAAGTACTCCGTGCGGCCGAAGACCGCCGCGCCGAAGTTGGATCAACACGTCGATCCCGAAGTCGCCTCCCGCCGACTTCAGGAACTGTTCGACCTCCAGGCGGAGATCCAGCGCGGCCTCAACGACGAACTGGTCGGGCAGACCTTCGAGGTTCTGGTGACCGGCTGGGGCAAAGAGCCCGGATTCCAGACCGGCCGCACCCCCTGCCACCGCATCGTGCATTTCCAGGCCGGTTCCCAGCCGGCTGCCCTCGGATCGCTCACCGAAGTCACCATCGAGCAGGCCCTTCCACACAGCCTAGTGGGTCGGTCTCGCGTCGCGGCCTAA
- the ptsP gene encoding phosphoenolpyruvate--protein phosphotransferase, whose amino-acid sequence MQILNGMGVSGGVAIGQAVSITNRIGEVYRFSLDEEAVDAEVARFEEALLRTSAEIERIQSNVDGDLGEEMATIFDAHLLMLRDTSFTGRVEDEIRRNRVNAEWAVYQVAGELEERFQQIEDEYLRERHQDIRDVGRHLIRVLDGVSHHELSEIEGDVIVVADDLTPADTVRLGREGVVAFVIETGSRTSHTTIIARSLNIPLVAGLHGIHDLLTDQDPLVVDGGEGVVILHPSKEALSHYRERRRAAVRHEEAMLATRALEARTQDGQAVHLMANIDLPEELDDVIRFGAAGVGLYRSEFLYIEKSPAQPTEEEHLALYRQVVETAAPHPAILRTYDLGGRKLAREMMDTREENPVLGLRGIRLTLGLPEVFRVQLRSLFRATAYGDLWILLPLISNVDEIRRFRAFAEEVRAELIAEGHELPATYRLGAMIEVPSAALSADVIAREVDFFSIGTNDLIQYSLAVDRNNEHVSHLYQPLHPAILRMLRRVIEAAREADIELSLCGEMASDPRYALLLIGMGLRRLSMNARVVPTIKTLIREVDLQELCALAERCIDQATAEEAEEILNAFVRRSRVAASS is encoded by the coding sequence ATGCAGATCCTGAACGGCATGGGAGTCTCCGGCGGCGTCGCCATCGGCCAGGCGGTGTCGATCACCAATCGCATTGGCGAGGTCTATCGCTTCTCCCTGGATGAGGAGGCGGTGGACGCCGAGGTCGCCCGCTTCGAGGAGGCCCTGCTGCGCACATCAGCGGAGATCGAACGCATCCAGAGCAACGTTGACGGCGACCTCGGTGAAGAGATGGCGACCATCTTCGACGCCCACCTGCTGATGCTCAGGGATACCTCTTTCACCGGCCGGGTGGAGGACGAGATTCGCCGCAACCGGGTGAACGCCGAATGGGCCGTGTACCAGGTGGCGGGGGAATTGGAGGAGCGCTTTCAGCAGATCGAGGACGAGTACCTGCGTGAGCGCCACCAGGACATCCGCGATGTGGGGCGCCACCTGATCCGGGTGCTCGATGGGGTTTCCCACCATGAGCTATCGGAGATCGAGGGCGATGTGATCGTGGTGGCGGACGACCTCACCCCGGCGGACACCGTGCGTTTGGGCCGCGAGGGAGTGGTGGCCTTCGTCATCGAAACCGGTAGCCGCACCTCCCACACCACCATCATCGCCCGCTCCCTGAACATTCCTCTGGTCGCCGGCCTGCACGGCATTCACGACCTGCTGACGGACCAGGATCCGCTGGTGGTGGACGGCGGCGAGGGGGTTGTGATCCTCCATCCGTCGAAGGAGGCGCTGTCCCACTACCGCGAGCGGCGGCGGGCGGCGGTACGCCACGAGGAGGCGATGCTGGCCACCCGCGCCCTCGAAGCGCGTACCCAAGACGGGCAGGCGGTCCATTTGATGGCGAATATCGACCTGCCCGAGGAACTGGACGACGTCATCCGCTTCGGTGCCGCCGGTGTCGGCCTCTACCGCTCGGAATTCCTCTACATCGAGAAGAGTCCCGCTCAGCCGACGGAAGAAGAACACCTCGCCCTCTACCGCCAGGTGGTCGAAACAGCGGCGCCACATCCAGCGATCCTCCGCACCTACGATCTCGGCGGCCGTAAGCTGGCGCGCGAGATGATGGACACCCGCGAGGAGAATCCGGTACTCGGGCTGCGCGGCATCCGCCTGACCCTCGGGTTACCGGAGGTGTTCCGGGTGCAGCTACGGTCGCTCTTCCGGGCCACCGCCTACGGCGACCTGTGGATTTTGCTGCCGCTGATTTCGAACGTCGATGAGATCCGCCGGTTTCGCGCTTTCGCTGAGGAGGTGCGCGCGGAGCTGATTGCCGAGGGACACGAGCTGCCGGCAACCTACCGTCTGGGCGCGATGATCGAAGTACCGTCCGCGGCCTTGAGTGCCGATGTGATCGCCCGCGAGGTGGATTTCTTCTCCATTGGCACCAACGACCTGATCCAATATTCCCTTGCCGTCGACCGCAACAACGAGCACGTCAGCCACCTCTACCAGCCCCTCCATCCGGCCATCCTGCGCATGCTGCGACGGGTGATCGAGGCGGCTCGCGAGGCCGACATCGAGCTCTCCCTGTGCGGCGAAATGGCGAGCGACCCACGCTACGCTCTGCTGCTGATCGGCATGGGCTTGCGGCGCCTGTCGATGAACGCCCGGGTGGTGCCGACCATCAAGACCCTGATCCGCGAAGTCGACCTCCAGGAACTTTGCGCCCTGGCCGAGCGGTGCATCGACCAGGCCACCGCCGAGGAGGCGGAAGAAATACTGAACGCCTTCGTCCGGCGCTCCCGGGTTGCCGCGTCGTCCTAG
- a CDS encoding HPr family phosphocarrier protein, with the protein MIERQVEIVNRLGLHARAAAKLVHFANTFDSRITLAKDGQTVDAKSILGILLLAAAQGTQVVLRAEGEDESAAVEGLAALIASRFGEEK; encoded by the coding sequence GTGATCGAACGGCAGGTCGAAATCGTCAATCGCCTGGGTCTCCACGCCCGGGCGGCGGCCAAGTTGGTGCACTTCGCCAACACCTTCGACAGCCGCATCACCCTGGCCAAGGACGGCCAGACGGTCGACGCCAAGAGCATCCTGGGCATCCTCCTCCTGGCCGCCGCCCAGGGCACACAAGTGGTGCTGCGGGCGGAGGGGGAGGACGAGTCCGCGGCGGTTGAGGGCCTGGCGGCGCTGATCGCCAGCCGCTTCGGAGAAGAGAAGTGA